CCACGCTGGAGTTTTTCAAAGATTTGAATagcatttaaaaattatttaactgaTTCAAAACaagattttctgaaatgctgaaaAAAATGTGAGGTTGAAGACTTGGTTGGTAATTGTTATTAGTCACAATGAGTTTATTCAGTATGTTTTTAAAAGCGACAGGAAACACATCACCTTAAGAGAACAATCTGTTCTCAATCTGTAATCGTGAATAAAGTCAgataagtgggtatagacaatggatggatagtTTGATGTGGAAATACGGTTGAAAACAAAGATCATTATTAAAGAACCTACCTGCTTCCTCCAAGCATAGAATTGGAAAGTCGAGTGGAAGTGTGGTGCAAAATAGTGCATATTTTGTATGACACTTTTGAGAGGATTTAGAAGCAAAGCCTCTTCAATAGTTTCAGCACACCCACGGATGATCAATGAGCCTTTTTCATTGGTCTCATGAAAGACTAATTATACTAAGAAACCAAATTTGGCGTTTATATTAGCTGTAGGCCAtgatcaaaatgaacagaaataaatggttgaaatatatcagtcagtGTGGATTTCatgttgatccatccatccatccatccctccatcgttctttccatccatccatccatccatccatacatccatacatccattcaTCCTTGGAACAGTCTGGACACGTCGCCAGTACATCTCAAGAAATTTTCAAGATAAAATAACTGCAATCAATttacttttcaatgatattctaatttatttagataAAACAATGGACGCAGTGAAAGTGTGAGCTGCTGGTCGGTCTGCCACTTCCTACCTTTTTACCTTGTAGTTATGGACAATTGTTTGGGGTATAAAAAGAGACATCTGCCTTGTCATACTTCAAAATGACCATGCCTCAGTTTGTGTCCACCAGAGGGATATTTCTAATCCACTTTGACAATCGATTATTTAAAGTATGTTACTTTTTGTTAAAATTGCTTATAAGAGAAGAACAAATGCATGGGTAAGTTTTGtgggaaacaaaataaaagagtaATAACATAAGGTTTGGCATAACTAACTTCTTCAGcacattttcagaaaataattaaGAAATGTCATTAAGAACAAGGAAAAATAAGGTTTGGGATTTGGTACATTATTTGTTTACAGGTGCtacaagaaagaagaaaaagactaAATAGAAAAATGAATATACCAGTTGGGTTTCGGCAATGGCCCGGAGGTGAAAGTGAGTTTTTAGGAGAGTACACCACTGACAAAAACTGAAACTGTTCAGAGCATCTTAGTGCACAAAAATGACGTTCCCATACCGGGAGTCGAACCCGGGCCGCCTGGGTGAAAACCAGGAATCCTAACCGCTAGACCATATGGGACACGAATACCTGTCACAGACACATGACATCATATACCAGGGGGCAGGACTTCCGTGATAGTGTTTTAGAGTGTTGATTAAACGGATcgaatattaaaaaaacaactacttACGcttatggaaaattatttccTTCTTGTATGTGGGTTGTGTATTTATTCAACTTAAACTAATTACTTAAACTTTACACATTATTTTGTTACTTCAACGCTGTTCGGTCTGACGGCACATGATGACATAATCATTAAAGGACGGTGTTGTGGTTGTAATGGAGGCAATTGTCTTCATAATCGGCTCGTTTTGACCAATTTCTTCTTATTTAGACCAAATAGGGCTAAAATGTACGTCATGAACACTTTCCTGGGTTTTGTCTGTATGTGCCTGTGACATCCGAGTGGTTAAATGTTCAGCATGTGTGTCACGTTAGCCACGAAAGCTAAAGGTAAAAATTTCCTCCTCTAATGTGAGAACTGTGCATTTTCCAGGGCGGATTATTGGAAGTCACAACCGAGGAAATTCTGCCAGTACTGCAAGTGCTGGATTGCTGACAACAAGCCGGTGAGAATTGCAGCAATAACATCATTATCCACACAATGAGTTAATGCAAGCTAATATTTCTCATGTTTGCACTCCAGAGCGTCGAGTTCCATGAAAGAGGGaagaatcacaaagaaaatgtgGCTGCTAAAATATCAGAGGTAAGAATGtagattttattgtatttatgtgGTACAGAACTGATTAACccacatttaattcaattcaattcaaaaatactttattaatcccaaagggaaattaaatgttgtagctcattatgtaggtttctccAAAGAGCAGTTGTAGATTAACACAAATGAAACACCAGTTGTTGACCAGCATTGCTACAATGGAAAAATATGCATGAATACATTTGTGCAGGTTATAGTCAAAACTGTTGAAATTCAGGCCCCTTACTAATATAAAATCGGAAACGTGTAGAATAGGTATCGAGGTTTGTAGAACTCAAATTGGACCATATCCTAAGCAAGCATGGGGCGACAGTGAAGAGGAAGTACTTCCTTTTAAAGTGGAACCAAACCCCATGTTTAGTATAACTCCGCCCACCGACCACTTTGAAAAATCCCACCTAAGTGCACGGTGCCAAGATACCCTGAGGGGCACGGcaagtgtggggatgagcgGAGGGGTTTATGCGGTGGTGTGGTCAGGAAGTTGAGGTAAAGTTGCAGCTGGCTTAATTTGACACATTGAAACATGTAGAGTGAGCAGAGCTAAGCTGATAGTTTTGCCACAGATAAAATCTATTGATCAATAGATGTAGGGGATAAGGGGATGtagacatgtaccaagctgtaccgtTTAAACCAGTAGAAAAATTCAACCGCAGTAGCCACCGTACAACCCAAAGAGGACAGCACTAAGACGGTTTTTAAGACAAATTTTGCAGAATTGAATaattttacatgaaaatgtaaaaaaattgcTCAGTAGCATGAAGATAGCACCATGAAGGTCCAATTTATAcagttgatttggggtttaatTCCACTTTAAAGAGAAGATAtctgcagcagaaccaggatTTAGCAGTAACAGCTCCATCAGTGGCTCCATTCAGGTAAGGCATACTTCTAAATACAAAAGCATTGAGCCAGGCATACCTTCTACTGATAGGAGAGAGACAGCAAGAGAACATAGGTAATCACCGCAATAACTGCaaataatgcataaataaactgatgCCAGTTGTTACTTTTTACAATCACATCAAACATCGTAAATCTTTTCTCGCTTTCTTCTCTGCGACGGTTCTCAGGTACCTCAGGCTTCAGCTAAAATCAACCAAAATGATGTACGAGCCCAATGGAGTGGGATTAGTTACCACCGAAAcacatggaaaaaaagaacacgcCTTTGTAAAAACTTTTCAAACATTACAGATgatcagacagaaaaaagtgcCTCATTTGGCATCATTCTCAGGGCTGGCAGGAGAGATAAGCCCCAGGCTTCCACGTCGTGACTCTAAGGCTCTCCTGCTATTGGCTTACCAGCAACTGCTCCTCATCACACACCGCCACTCTTCTCTGCAGATTAAGAAAAAGAGCATTGAAAAGGCAAAGAAGGAGGAGCGGATGTCCAAAGACTTTGCAGCGATGGAGGAGGCCGCACTGAAGGCATATGAGGAAGATCTGAAGAGGATGCAAAGGGAATCGGATGGTAATCTGACTACAtttcattatatatttttttgctctgattacatttaaataaagcatATTTTTAGGATCAAGTTCTCCAGTCCGAGCAGCCCCACAACCACAACCTCAACCTCAGGTGAGAGCTCAGCCCCTAAAAAAGAAGCCAAAGAAAGCAGGGAAGGTGAGCAGGAAGTCCAGAGAGCCAACTGGGAAGCAGGTTTGGGTGGAAGGCCAGACAGATGATGGACACACGTACTACTATAACACGGCATCGGGAGGTAAGGTAATCTGATGGAACTGAACCTTCTGCTGTAATCCAGGATGTATTCTGACTCATGTCTGTTTATATTTGTTGTCTTGCAGAGTCTCAGTGGGACAAACCAGAAGGTTTTCAGGGGGGAAGTTCAGCTTCTGCACAGTTTCAGTACTCTGGGGTAAATACATTCCTAACGTTCttaatgttttctgtgtttaccACAATGTTCTGattgcatttttcttcagagTTCCTCAGGTTCTCCTTGGATGGAAGCTGTGAGTCCTGATGGTTACACATACTTctacaacacagaaacaggaGGTGAGGGCTCCCTGATTCAGCCTGATCCGTTTGGGTGTTCTGTTCCAGATATCAACCATGTTTGTCATATGCCTCACCTTAGAATCCAGCTGGGTGAAGCCAGCAGACTTTCCTTCCAGTGAGGAACCTGAGACCAAGCAAGGCGAGGAGAACGGAGCCGAGCTTCTGATTTCTCAGCCGGAGCCACTGCCTGGAGGAGAGGACAGCTCTGGCGGGGCATCGCAGGAGGTCCAACCCGCTGAATCTGATCAGAAGCTCAAAATCCCAAAAATCTACTTCAGGGTGAGATGTTCCCCTgggattaaaaagaaaaagatgtttAAGTGAAAAGTCAGACCTGCTTAATTCCTGTTTTTTGCTGgtttttagaaaagaaaaacagaggctgAACCCTCGGAAAGAGAAGGTGACAAAAAAGTGGTAGAAGATGCTCCAAAAGAGGAAACGAAAGAGACAAAGAATGAAGAAGAGTTGAAGAGCTCAGCAGCCAAACCAGAGAAAGCTAAGGAGGTGATGACAACAGGAAGAATACAAGTAAGAAGGCCTAAAGTGGCCAATCCGTATGGAGCCTGGGAACAGATCCAACAGGAAGAGGATCCATTGTAAGTATCACAAACCTAAATATAGAATGAAGCAGCTGAAATGCAGCAGACCACAGATATCAGCTGGCATTTTTCTCCTATCCCAGTGCGAACGTGGACTTACAGCTGCCCCAGACAGATGAGGGCACGGCTGGCACTCCGGCCGACCTCCCACCAGAGCCCAAACCGAAGTTCAAGGAACGCGTCATCACCTCGCTCGGAGAGGAGGGCGGACCCACGTCATTCAGGAAAAACAAGAACCAGAACGGCAAATCCAGGAGCCTCCGACAGAGGGACGACGACGACTGATCCGATTGAACAGGCTGGGAACCCAAGCCGTGATGCATCGAGACTTTTCTGGAAGTTAAATTCTTCCTAGGAATGTCTTGATGAATTGTCATGAACTTAGtagaagcatttttatttttccttagtGAACTATGTGTATTTTAAGCAAGATTTGGCCAGattaaaaatttacatttttttttgtgaagtcATGATTTTGAAACAAGGTTTGTGAAAAATTTATGAAATGTTCCTACAGTTTGGGATCTTACCACATGGAAAATTTCCCCCAAATGTGTGCATTTCCTACCTGtttgcatgaaataaaaacaccaaCGGGACATCTAAAGGTTGTTGGCCTCTTGGCACATAGACAGAGGGTGCGACGTGGAAAGCGTGTGTATG
This DNA window, taken from Girardinichthys multiradiatus isolate DD_20200921_A chromosome 24, DD_fGirMul_XY1, whole genome shotgun sequence, encodes the following:
- the wbp4 gene encoding WW domain-binding protein 4, with protein sequence MADYWKSQPRKFCQYCKCWIADNKPSVEFHERGKNHKENVAAKISEIKKKSIEKAKKEERMSKDFAAMEEAALKAYEEDLKRMQRESDGSSSPVRAAPQPQPQPQVRAQPLKKKPKKAGKVSRKSREPTGKQVWVEGQTDDGHTYYYNTASGESQWDKPEGFQGGSSASAQFQYSGSSSGSPWMEAVSPDGYTYFYNTETGESSWVKPADFPSSEEPETKQGEENGAELLISQPEPLPGGEDSSGGASQEVQPAESDQKLKIPKIYFRKRKTEAEPSEREGDKKVVEDAPKEETKETKNEEELKSSAAKPEKAKEVMTTGRIQVRRPKVANPYGAWEQIQQEEDPFANVDLQLPQTDEGTAGTPADLPPEPKPKFKERVITSLGEEGGPTSFRKNKNQNGKSRSLRQRDDDD